In the Leptospira bourretii genome, one interval contains:
- a CDS encoding cytochrome c oxidase subunit 3, whose translation MHENKIETNQSLWYPPGGILIWMIILVEVLTFCLGIGSLVYDKSKDLTAFTDMQSHLNKSFAFWNTVFLLTSGFCIATAVHYKTKNNPKFFTILLLTSIVFGFAFLFLKFYEFREKWLLGYGLETSQFFSYYWLLTGFHYLHVVVGVIILWIIYLSRKTISFDNLEAGAVFWHMCDLIWLLLYPALYLIQ comes from the coding sequence ATGCACGAAAACAAAATAGAAACAAACCAATCCTTATGGTACCCACCTGGTGGAATCCTGATTTGGATGATTATCCTTGTCGAAGTACTTACGTTTTGTTTAGGAATTGGTTCCCTAGTATATGATAAGTCAAAAGATCTTACTGCATTTACTGATATGCAGTCACATTTAAACAAATCTTTTGCATTTTGGAATACTGTATTTTTACTCACCAGCGGGTTTTGTATCGCAACGGCAGTACATTACAAAACCAAAAACAATCCAAAGTTTTTTACAATCTTGTTATTAACATCTATCGTTTTTGGATTTGCGTTTCTTTTTCTTAAATTCTATGAGTTCCGAGAAAAATGGTTATTAGGATATGGTCTTGAAACAAGCCAGTTTTTTAGTTATTATTGGTTACTCACAGGGTTTCATTACCTCCATGTCGTTGTGGGAGTCATCATTCTATGGATCATATACTTGAGTCGAAAAACAATCTCCTTTGATAACTTAGAAGCCGGTGCTGTGTTTTGGCATATGTGCGATTTGATTTGGTTATTATTATATCCGGCGTTGTATTTAATCCAATAA
- a CDS encoding prokaryotic cytochrome C oxidase subunit IV, which produces MKLILLTYLVLLGIVYYSFFGMGSVLPGTWNLIHLSAIKFLLICFVFMNLKVAHPFWKVAFPVLIGIYSASMLLLT; this is translated from the coding sequence ATGAAATTAATTCTACTTACATATTTAGTTCTTTTGGGTATTGTATATTATTCTTTTTTTGGGATGGGATCCGTGTTACCAGGAACTTGGAATCTGATTCATTTAAGTGCGATCAAGTTTCTCTTGATTTGTTTTGTATTTATGAATTTGAAAGTGGCACACCCATTTTGGAAGGTGGCCTTTCCGGTTCTTATTGGAATTTATTCTGCTAGTATGTTGTTACTGACTTAA
- the mtnC gene encoding acireductone synthase, giving the protein MDIKHNLLDIEGTTAPIAFVHQILFPYAKKHITRFLKDFQFSEARLQEIQSEFEKDMNLREESFLYRFSKSDSFTKLEPIVFSTDLIPSYFEYLIEKDRKFGPLKEIQGKIWKEGYESGEIKSTVYPDVPGFLKKAKESGIQNHVYSSGSVEAQILIYQYSELGDLRNYFESYFDTAVGGKREKASYENIARELKSSPDQIRFFTDIVEEAEAAHTIGMDVVILNRPGNIPQKPHSFPIWDHF; this is encoded by the coding sequence ATGGATATCAAACACAACTTACTCGATATTGAAGGGACAACAGCACCAATTGCTTTTGTCCATCAGATCCTTTTTCCTTATGCTAAAAAACACATCACTCGTTTCCTAAAGGACTTCCAATTTTCGGAAGCCCGGTTGCAGGAAATCCAATCAGAATTTGAAAAGGATATGAATCTTCGTGAGGAAAGTTTTTTATATCGATTTTCCAAATCGGATTCTTTTACAAAACTGGAACCGATTGTTTTTTCTACGGATCTTATTCCCTCTTACTTTGAATATTTAATTGAGAAAGATCGGAAATTTGGTCCATTGAAAGAAATCCAAGGTAAAATCTGGAAAGAGGGATATGAATCAGGTGAAATCAAAAGTACGGTTTATCCTGATGTACCTGGATTTTTAAAAAAAGCAAAAGAATCTGGAATCCAAAATCATGTGTATTCTTCAGGATCTGTGGAAGCACAAATTTTGATTTATCAATATTCAGAGTTAGGTGATCTTCGAAATTATTTTGAATCTTATTTTGACACAGCAGTTGGTGGGAAAAGAGAAAAGGCGAGTTATGAAAACATCGCTCGGGAACTAAAGTCTTCCCCAGACCAAATTCGATTTTTTACCGATATCGTAGAAGAAGCGGAAGCTGCTCATACGATAGGAATGGATGTTGTGATTTTAAATCGGCCAGGAAATATTCCGCAAAAACCACATTCCTTTCCTATCTGGGATCATTTTTAA
- a CDS encoding MFS transporter, whose product MNQKQTKRETTYLRFFGLAELADHGARGILAFWVILGMAFFLFGDQNLIAPNMKNIGASLGITDPNEVDWKLGGIIPVLFFILGGVVSLSMGYLSQKFSRKNLLLATVLLGEIPCFLTAYVETYDQFLVLRTLCGFGLGGIFPLLFSLIGDYFSSQSRAIATGYVSLAMGLGVGVGQLLGGILGGADPINGWRASFIYMSAPSFIFAAIYLFFCKEPKRGGAEGISGDELSHKISLKDFKLLFESKTNLGAFLQGLPGCIPWGVFFVYLADYYEHTYHLSKEISAGMITFAAVGIFIGTFFGGVLGQILYNIKKIYQPWLCIGTTFFGVFPAILLLYSFDIVPYMGLFIALNIFTGIMISITGPNVRAVLLNVNEPKSRSAIFSIYNLTDDLGKGLGPVMSAVILGLTPDRGLALSISILFWIPCALAWFLILFNYEKDENRMLQLMKQNVSNV is encoded by the coding sequence ATGAACCAAAAACAAACAAAACGAGAAACAACCTATCTGCGATTTTTTGGCCTCGCCGAACTTGCAGATCATGGGGCAAGGGGAATTTTAGCATTTTGGGTCATCCTAGGAATGGCCTTCTTTTTGTTTGGTGACCAAAACCTAATTGCGCCCAATATGAAAAATATAGGCGCTTCCTTGGGAATCACTGATCCAAATGAAGTGGATTGGAAGTTAGGTGGTATTATCCCCGTTTTGTTTTTTATTTTGGGTGGAGTTGTATCCTTGTCTATGGGTTACCTTTCGCAAAAATTTTCACGAAAGAACCTACTCCTTGCCACTGTCTTACTTGGTGAAATTCCATGTTTTTTAACAGCATATGTAGAAACTTATGATCAGTTCTTAGTATTGCGAACGTTATGTGGATTTGGTCTAGGTGGAATTTTCCCGCTCCTCTTTAGTTTGATTGGAGATTATTTTTCTAGCCAGTCTAGAGCCATTGCAACGGGTTACGTGTCTTTGGCGATGGGACTTGGTGTCGGAGTAGGGCAGTTGCTAGGTGGAATTTTAGGTGGTGCTGATCCTATCAACGGCTGGCGTGCTTCCTTTATTTATATGTCTGCTCCTTCTTTTATTTTTGCTGCCATTTATTTGTTCTTTTGTAAAGAACCAAAACGTGGTGGAGCGGAAGGTATTTCCGGTGACGAATTATCTCATAAAATTAGTCTCAAAGATTTTAAATTACTTTTTGAAAGTAAAACCAACTTAGGTGCCTTTTTGCAAGGCCTCCCTGGTTGTATTCCTTGGGGAGTGTTCTTTGTTTATTTAGCAGATTATTACGAACACACATACCATCTTTCCAAAGAAATTTCCGCAGGTATGATTACCTTTGCGGCTGTAGGAATTTTTATTGGAACTTTCTTTGGTGGAGTGCTTGGACAAATTTTATATAATATCAAAAAAATATACCAACCGTGGCTTTGTATCGGGACTACTTTTTTTGGTGTATTCCCTGCGATCTTACTTCTTTATTCATTTGATATCGTTCCCTATATGGGCCTTTTCATTGCACTTAATATTTTTACAGGGATTATGATTTCGATTACAGGACCTAACGTACGTGCGGTCTTACTCAATGTAAACGAACCAAAATCAAGAAGTGCTATTTTTTCTATCTATAACTTAACTGATGATTTAGGAAAAGGGCTAGGGCCTGTGATGTCTGCTGTGATTTTAGGATTAACTCCTGATCGTGGACTTGCTCTATCGATATCGATTCTTTTTTGGATTCCTTGTGCCTTGGCATGGTTCCTTATTTTGTTTAATTATGAAAAAGATGAAAATAGAATGCTTCAGTTGATGAAACAAAATGTTTCCAATGTTTGA
- a CDS encoding WecB/TagA/CpsF family glycosyltransferase, translating to MKQLSEIVHNSSKDERDILLEYQNIDVSKLETLNVLGIPIDNVTTDEAIAKLFRVLEKKEGMHHVLFLDPIKLMRMRPKKSLHRIAEKAGTILVEGAGIGWMTSGRLKERVTPIAVMMDLIRLAELKEFTAFIFGAKDEIVERIYFNLTRHFPKVRIVGRHAGHLDRQREMRVKEAIRKTGPDIIFLAMDFPDQEIWIENNTGYFGKAVVIGVGGALDMLSGADKKAPEWFKERGLIWLWRIIARPYRIQRMWETFYFFLLGIRERFRKH from the coding sequence ATGAAGCAATTGAGCGAAATCGTTCACAATTCCTCAAAAGATGAGAGGGATATACTACTGGAATACCAAAATATCGATGTTTCTAAGCTGGAAACTCTGAATGTTTTGGGAATTCCCATCGATAATGTCACTACAGACGAAGCCATAGCCAAACTCTTTCGCGTGCTTGAGAAAAAAGAAGGCATGCACCATGTATTATTTTTAGATCCCATCAAACTCATGAGGATGCGCCCGAAAAAGTCCCTCCACCGCATCGCGGAAAAAGCCGGAACCATTTTGGTAGAAGGTGCAGGAATTGGTTGGATGACTTCGGGAAGGTTAAAAGAACGAGTCACACCGATTGCTGTCATGATGGATCTCATTCGTTTGGCCGAACTCAAAGAATTCACAGCATTCATCTTTGGGGCCAAAGACGAAATTGTAGAACGAATTTATTTTAACCTCACAAGGCATTTTCCAAAAGTTCGGATCGTGGGAAGGCACGCAGGCCACCTTGATCGCCAAAGAGAAATGCGAGTCAAAGAAGCCATTCGTAAAACGGGCCCGGATATCATTTTTCTTGCGATGGATTTCCCAGACCAAGAAATTTGGATCGAAAACAACACTGGGTATTTTGGTAAAGCAGTTGTGATTGGTGTAGGTGGCGCCTTAGATATGTTATCTGGTGCTGACAAAAAAGCACCAGAGTGGTTTAAGGAAAGAGGACTCATTTGGCTTTGGAGGATCATCGCGAGACCGTACCGAATCCAAAGGATGTGGGAAACTTTCTATTTCTTTTTACTCGGGATCCGCGAACGGTTCCGTAAACATTAA
- a CDS encoding carbohydrate-binding module 48, translated as MKFKSIRIAIILLFFTGIGIFAEDGMDWIGSFSAGELEMSDETEDQNTVYYLWQLESLKKNIAPRYIRYLDVESYVSSGKLIHRGILFTYNGLRDESVEICGSFNNWECSDMKRNQYGIYYTVIEPTQITDTYEEDPVYEYKFRVNGLLTYDPENFDKLEDGSGSYYSRFVLEGKDTDRQTKTMVLEDSANEERDLRTVKFQIYLPDAEVVRVVGNFNDWNPENDFLKKDRKGVFTLEKKLLPGEYHYQFIVDGEYMLDTYNPATNIKVDTNESVSSLLVPERNYALERKM; from the coding sequence ATGAAATTCAAATCCATCCGTATCGCCATCATTTTACTCTTTTTTACCGGAATCGGAATCTTTGCTGAGGATGGAATGGATTGGATTGGAAGTTTTTCCGCAGGGGAACTTGAGATGTCAGATGAAACAGAGGACCAAAATACAGTGTATTACCTCTGGCAACTGGAGAGTCTCAAAAAAAATATCGCTCCACGTTACATTCGTTATCTCGATGTGGAATCTTATGTATCCTCAGGAAAACTCATTCACCGTGGGATTCTTTTTACCTACAACGGTTTACGAGATGAATCAGTAGAAATCTGCGGAAGTTTTAACAATTGGGAATGTTCCGATATGAAACGAAACCAATACGGAATTTATTATACGGTGATCGAACCTACCCAAATCACAGATACCTATGAAGAAGACCCAGTTTATGAATATAAATTTCGGGTGAATGGTCTTCTCACTTACGATCCTGAAAATTTTGATAAATTGGAAGATGGATCTGGTTCTTATTACTCGCGATTTGTTTTGGAAGGAAAAGATACAGACCGCCAAACCAAAACGATGGTTTTAGAAGATTCAGCAAACGAAGAACGTGACTTACGAACCGTCAAATTTCAAATTTACTTACCCGATGCGGAAGTCGTGCGAGTGGTCGGTAATTTTAATGATTGGAACCCAGAAAATGATTTTTTAAAGAAAGACAGGAAAGGTGTCTTTACTCTCGAAAAAAAATTATTACCGGGTGAATACCACTACCAATTCATTGTGGATGGGGAGTATATGTTGGATACTTACAATCCGGCTACGAATATCAAAGTGGATACAAATGAATCCGTTTCTTCGCTTCTTGTTCCAGAACGAAACTATGCCTTAGAACGTAAGATGTAA
- a CDS encoding ATP-dependent Clp protease adaptor ClpS, whose amino-acid sequence MTNMGASQPSILEETERKPRLSDGPWKVVLWDDDFHTYEYVIEMLMDVCQMPWEKAFQHAVEVDTRKKTIVFFGELEHAEFVHERILNYGPDPRMGTSKGSMTATLEQ is encoded by the coding sequence ATGACCAACATGGGAGCATCCCAACCTTCCATATTAGAAGAAACTGAACGAAAGCCCCGTCTGAGTGATGGGCCTTGGAAGGTTGTCCTTTGGGATGATGACTTTCACACATACGAGTATGTGATCGAAATGTTAATGGATGTTTGTCAAATGCCTTGGGAAAAGGCCTTCCAACATGCAGTCGAAGTGGATACGAGAAAAAAAACCATCGTCTTTTTTGGCGAGTTGGAACATGCAGAATTTGTCCACGAACGAATCTTAAACTATGGTCCCGACCCTAGGATGGGAACATCGAAAGGTTCCATGACAGCTACGTTAGAACAGTAA
- a CDS encoding transketolase family protein, translating into MGAPSQSTADKKATRDAYGEALVELGASRQDIVVLDADLSGSTKTADFKKKYPERFFNVGVAEQNLVGHAAGLALSGFVPFASSFAMFLSGRAWEVVRNSVVYPKLNVKLVASHGGITVGEDGASHQCIEDFAIMRVIPEMTVICPSDFNETKQVIHAIADYKGPVYVRVGRPAIPVIERENYKFQIGKAEVISEGKDVCIIANGVMVNEAMTAVGLLKEKGIHASLLNMATIKPLDKDAIIAKAKECGAIVTCEEHNVVGGLGSAVSELLSEEYPVPVIKVGMKDSFGKSGTWSGLLDYFGLRAKDVVSHAEIAISKKKK; encoded by the coding sequence ATGGGAGCACCTAGCCAATCCACAGCAGATAAAAAAGCAACAAGAGATGCCTACGGCGAAGCCTTAGTTGAGTTAGGTGCATCTAGACAAGATATCGTAGTTTTAGATGCGGATCTTTCTGGTTCCACTAAAACTGCAGATTTCAAAAAAAAGTATCCTGAACGTTTTTTTAACGTGGGTGTCGCTGAACAAAACTTAGTTGGTCATGCGGCAGGTCTTGCCCTTTCTGGGTTTGTACCTTTTGCCTCCAGTTTTGCCATGTTTTTATCTGGTAGAGCTTGGGAAGTGGTTCGAAATAGTGTCGTTTATCCAAAGTTAAACGTAAAACTTGTGGCTTCTCATGGTGGAATCACTGTGGGAGAAGACGGTGCCTCTCACCAATGTATCGAAGATTTTGCGATTATGCGTGTCATTCCTGAAATGACCGTGATTTGCCCTTCTGATTTTAACGAAACAAAACAAGTCATCCACGCCATTGCCGATTACAAAGGTCCTGTTTATGTAAGGGTTGGCCGACCAGCCATTCCCGTCATCGAAAGAGAAAACTACAAATTCCAAATTGGAAAAGCCGAAGTGATCTCCGAAGGAAAAGATGTTTGTATCATTGCCAACGGTGTGATGGTGAACGAAGCCATGACAGCTGTGGGACTACTCAAAGAAAAAGGAATTCATGCAAGCCTTCTCAATATGGCAACCATCAAACCTTTGGACAAAGATGCCATCATCGCCAAAGCAAAAGAATGTGGTGCCATCGTCACTTGTGAAGAACACAATGTGGTGGGTGGACTTGGTTCTGCTGTTTCGGAACTTCTTTCTGAAGAATATCCTGTTCCTGTGATCAAAGTGGGAATGAAAGATAGTTTTGGAAAGTCAGGAACATGGAGTGGTTTACTCGATTACTTCGGTCTCCGTGCAAAAGATGTAGTTTCCCACGCAGAAATCGCTATTTCCAAAAAGAAAAAATAA
- the metK gene encoding methionine adenosyltransferase, whose amino-acid sequence MSSLKNYIFTSESVSEGHPDKVCDQISDAILDAYLAQDPKSRVACETLVTTNLVVIAGEITSKGKVDTQEVARDVIRKIGYNDINMYFDADFAVVASHVHAQSPDIAQGVNEGEGLHTEQGAGDQGLMFGFAIAETPELMPAPLYYSHKLLEHLSELRHTGKIDWLRPDAKSQVTIQYEDGKPKKVDTVVISTQHKPGVTHKQIEEAVIEECIKKMIPKELLANTRYFINPTGKFEIGGPHGDTGLTGRKIIVDTYGGMGRHGGGAFSGKDPSKVDRSAAYIGRYIAKNVVAAGLAHKCEVQLAYAIGVAEPVSVLVDTFGTGTISDEEIAKRVLANFKLTPKGIVDGLDLLGKGRKYQETAAYGHFGRTGNTFTWEKTDKAEALKKG is encoded by the coding sequence ATGTCATCTCTCAAAAACTATATCTTCACTTCCGAGTCCGTATCTGAAGGACACCCAGACAAAGTCTGCGACCAAATTTCCGATGCCATTCTCGATGCGTATTTAGCCCAAGATCCAAAATCCCGTGTTGCTTGTGAAACTCTTGTGACAACAAATCTCGTTGTCATCGCCGGCGAAATCACCAGTAAAGGAAAAGTGGACACTCAAGAAGTGGCCCGTGACGTGATCCGTAAAATCGGTTATAACGATATCAATATGTACTTTGATGCAGACTTTGCTGTTGTTGCTTCTCACGTACATGCTCAGTCTCCAGACATTGCCCAAGGGGTAAACGAAGGAGAGGGACTTCATACAGAACAAGGTGCTGGGGACCAAGGTCTCATGTTTGGTTTTGCGATTGCAGAAACTCCAGAGCTTATGCCTGCTCCTCTTTACTACTCACACAAACTTTTAGAGCATTTATCAGAACTTCGCCACACTGGAAAAATCGACTGGTTACGTCCTGATGCAAAATCACAAGTCACCATCCAATACGAAGATGGAAAACCAAAGAAAGTTGATACTGTTGTGATCTCCACTCAACACAAACCAGGTGTGACTCATAAACAAATCGAAGAAGCTGTGATTGAAGAATGTATCAAAAAAATGATTCCAAAAGAACTTCTTGCAAACACTCGTTATTTTATTAACCCTACTGGAAAATTTGAAATTGGTGGGCCACATGGTGATACAGGTCTTACTGGACGTAAGATCATTGTAGACACTTACGGTGGAATGGGTCGTCACGGTGGTGGAGCATTCTCTGGAAAAGATCCATCAAAAGTAGACCGTTCTGCAGCATATATTGGCCGTTATATTGCGAAAAACGTTGTGGCAGCAGGACTTGCTCATAAATGTGAAGTACAACTTGCTTACGCGATTGGTGTTGCTGAACCAGTATCTGTCCTTGTGGATACATTTGGAACAGGAACCATTTCTGATGAAGAAATTGCAAAACGAGTTTTGGCAAATTTCAAACTCACTCCAAAAGGAATCGTGGATGGTTTGGATCTTCTTGGAAAAGGAAGAAAATACCAAGAAACTGCGGCTTATGGTCACTTTGGTAGAACAGGTAATACATTTACTTGGGAAAAAACTGATAAAGCAGAAGCTTTAAAAAAAGGATAA
- a CDS encoding lysophospholipid acyltransferase family protein: MIPDNKQKPYSKTKYIILSWVVHFIVRVWYLFVRNQKFIIPDESAKVIEKGSGYIIAVFHETTLSLYRHATQYLKRKKKADMVALVSQSKDGEIIHQTFARSGLRSVRGSSTRGGTGAFRNILKEMKQGAVPIFTVDGPKGPRREVKPGVIVTASLTGFPILYLHSCYDRAYTFKSWDRHFFPKFGARLFIQYGEPFFVPKGLSESQMDEYAKKLEIAMGKNAEILESYVRGLFPYNSIDVPPKL, translated from the coding sequence TTGATTCCAGACAACAAACAAAAACCCTATTCCAAAACCAAATACATCATCCTCAGTTGGGTGGTTCACTTCATCGTGAGAGTTTGGTATCTATTTGTTCGAAACCAAAAGTTTATCATTCCGGATGAGAGTGCAAAGGTAATCGAAAAAGGCTCAGGTTATATCATTGCCGTTTTTCATGAAACTACACTTTCTTTGTACCGGCATGCGACCCAGTATTTGAAACGAAAGAAAAAAGCAGATATGGTGGCTCTTGTGTCTCAATCGAAAGATGGGGAGATCATCCACCAAACCTTTGCTCGGTCAGGACTTCGTTCGGTTCGGGGATCTTCGACAAGAGGGGGTACGGGTGCTTTTCGGAATATCTTAAAAGAGATGAAACAAGGTGCCGTGCCAATTTTCACTGTCGATGGTCCGAAAGGCCCAAGGCGGGAAGTAAAACCTGGAGTCATCGTGACGGCATCTCTCACTGGATTTCCCATCCTATATTTGCATTCTTGTTATGACAGGGCCTATACTTTTAAAAGTTGGGATAGGCATTTTTTTCCTAAATTTGGAGCGCGTCTTTTCATTCAATATGGGGAACCGTTCTTTGTTCCCAAAGGTCTCTCGGAGAGCCAAATGGATGAATATGCCAAAAAATTGGAAATTGCCATGGGAAAAAATGCGGAAATCTTGGAATCTTATGTGCGAGGGCTCTTCCCGTACAATTCTATTGACGTACCGCCTAAACTCTAA
- a CDS encoding nucleoside-diphosphate sugar epimerase: protein MKILLLGGTGLIGKQVLISLVFYPQIKKVIVWARNSQSTSNPNVPIEVVKVSWEDFRSGKVSLPDGLDAVFCCLGTTINKAGSQEKFKEIDYEYPLLAAKQAKEKNVPGFYIITAMGSDANSTIFYNRVKGEIETELRKLQFPFLGIFRPSLLIGEREEIRVGEKVGEFLGNLIPFGLLGLKKFQPIPGEYVAKSMIYSLLHDKPKQGSNPQVKVYENDVLWEIGKDHSF from the coding sequence ATGAAAATTTTACTTCTTGGTGGAACCGGTCTAATCGGCAAACAAGTGTTAATATCTCTTGTTTTTTATCCACAAATCAAAAAGGTGATTGTTTGGGCGAGAAATTCTCAGTCGACATCCAACCCTAACGTTCCTATCGAAGTAGTCAAAGTTAGTTGGGAGGACTTTCGTTCGGGAAAAGTTTCCCTTCCTGATGGTTTGGATGCTGTTTTTTGTTGTTTAGGTACAACGATTAATAAAGCAGGAAGCCAGGAAAAATTCAAAGAAATTGATTACGAATATCCACTCCTTGCTGCCAAACAAGCCAAAGAAAAAAATGTACCCGGGTTTTATATCATTACTGCCATGGGATCGGATGCGAACTCGACTATTTTTTATAACCGTGTGAAAGGGGAGATAGAAACAGAACTTCGTAAGTTACAATTTCCCTTCCTAGGAATTTTTAGGCCTTCGCTTCTCATTGGAGAAAGAGAAGAAATCCGGGTGGGAGAAAAAGTTGGGGAGTTTCTTGGGAACCTCATTCCTTTTGGTCTCCTGGGTTTAAAAAAATTCCAACCAATTCCTGGTGAATATGTTGCTAAATCTATGATCTATTCCTTGTTACACGATAAACCAAAACAAGGATCAAACCCGCAAGTGAAAGTATATGAAAACGATGTCCTTTGGGAAATCGGTAAGGACCATTCTTTTTGA
- a CDS encoding PilZ domain-containing protein, whose amino-acid sequence MYLVAMESERRLPRISPGDFSEFQVQLDLEGITLFGKLGNISEEGLCFLGEDDLLSDEIESQVLGSIVWAKGTKRMFFEGTVMWAQTSKIKNVVYYIAGIQFQERLNLTDSMLARSLEIK is encoded by the coding sequence TTGTACCTTGTTGCTATGGAAAGTGAACGAAGGCTTCCAAGAATATCTCCAGGAGACTTTTCCGAGTTTCAGGTCCAATTGGATTTGGAAGGGATCACACTTTTCGGAAAGTTAGGAAATATTTCGGAAGAAGGTCTTTGTTTTTTGGGTGAGGATGACTTACTCAGCGACGAAATTGAGTCCCAGGTTTTGGGAAGTATTGTTTGGGCAAAAGGCACCAAACGGATGTTTTTTGAAGGAACAGTGATGTGGGCCCAAACTTCAAAAATTAAAAATGTAGTTTATTATATTGCGGGAATCCAGTTTCAGGAAAGACTCAATCTTACTGATTCCATGCTTGCACGTAGTTTGGAGATCAAATGA
- a CDS encoding MBOAT family O-acyltransferase, giving the protein MIFSDFEYFVFFLFVFFTVWYVFPAIFSNQSRETRILHVFLLISSYFFYMSWDYRFGALILLSTAIDYYVGLRLSSESREKVRYYLLLFSLITNLVFILGFFKYYNFVVTSINSVTNPVFGVGILPVLKIILPAGISFFTFQSLSYTIDVYRKEIPAEKDFIRFALFVSFFPQLVAGPIVTARTFMPQLYSPKKLEDIEFRVAIRFFMLGYFKKAVLSDMVAPTIDAIYADPAGHHAYALLIAAALGGIQVYLDFSGYSDMAIGSAMLLGYKLPTNFNLPFLATSVSGFWRRWHMTLNSWLRDYIYIPMGGSRVTSVRRKFNLWFTMFVSGVWHGAQWTFVFWGLLNGVFYVLEEVWKEWFPDKKNDAETKHWYNVPVWLFQNILNSSIFFLGAVFFRSLTWENAWIHIQGIFTFQSGQIRPYMWKDFLWIIGFLYLGHIIGYFIFEKGKGKQIPASLEFALYPILFLVLNLATPENSVPFIYFQF; this is encoded by the coding sequence TTGATCTTTTCTGATTTTGAATACTTTGTCTTCTTTCTCTTCGTTTTTTTTACGGTTTGGTACGTATTCCCCGCAATTTTTTCGAATCAATCTAGAGAAACAAGAATCTTACATGTATTCCTACTCATTAGTAGTTATTTCTTTTACATGTCTTGGGATTATCGTTTTGGTGCTCTCATTTTACTATCCACAGCCATTGATTATTATGTAGGTCTGAGGCTTTCATCCGAATCGAGAGAAAAAGTAAGATACTATCTTTTACTTTTCAGTTTGATCACAAACTTAGTTTTTATTTTAGGATTTTTTAAATATTACAATTTTGTTGTGACTTCGATCAACTCAGTCACCAATCCGGTGTTTGGTGTTGGGATTTTGCCTGTATTAAAAATAATTTTACCAGCGGGGATTTCGTTTTTTACATTCCAATCTTTGTCTTACACCATTGATGTTTATAGAAAAGAGATTCCAGCCGAAAAGGATTTTATTCGTTTTGCCTTGTTTGTGAGTTTTTTCCCTCAGTTGGTCGCAGGTCCAATTGTAACAGCGCGAACCTTTATGCCCCAGTTGTATAGTCCCAAAAAACTGGAAGATATTGAGTTTCGGGTGGCCATCCGATTTTTTATGTTGGGGTATTTTAAAAAAGCCGTCCTTTCCGATATGGTAGCCCCTACTATTGATGCCATTTATGCAGACCCTGCCGGTCATCACGCCTATGCATTGTTAATTGCTGCAGCTCTCGGTGGGATCCAAGTGTATTTGGATTTTAGCGGGTATTCTGATATGGCCATTGGAAGTGCCATGTTGCTTGGTTACAAACTTCCTACAAATTTCAATTTACCTTTTCTTGCTACATCTGTCTCGGGATTTTGGCGTCGTTGGCATATGACCTTAAATTCCTGGTTACGTGATTATATTTATATTCCTATGGGTGGAAGTCGGGTAACATCGGTAAGACGAAAGTTTAACCTTTGGTTTACCATGTTTGTGAGTGGTGTTTGGCACGGAGCCCAATGGACTTTTGTATTTTGGGGTTTACTCAACGGTGTTTTTTATGTTTTGGAAGAGGTTTGGAAGGAATGGTTCCCGGACAAAAAGAACGATGCAGAGACCAAACATTGGTACAATGTTCCTGTTTGGCTCTTTCAGAATATTCTCAATAGCTCCATTTTCTTTTTGGGGGCAGTTTTTTTTCGTTCTCTTACTTGGGAAAATGCTTGGATTCACATCCAAGGTATTTTCACTTTTCAGTCAGGACAGATTCGTCCTTATATGTGGAAGGATTTCCTTTGGATCATTGGCTTTTTGTATTTGGGCCATATCATAGGGTATTTTATCTTTGAAAAGGGAAAAGGCAAACAAATCCCCGCCAGTTTGGAGTTTGCCCTGTATCCGATTCTTTTCCTTGTCTTAAATTTAGCTACACCAGAAAACTCCGTTCCGTTCATTTACTTTCAGTTCTAA